The nucleotide window TGGCCGATCTACATCCGGCAGGCGCTCAAGGCGGGGATTCACAGCTCGCTCTCGATCGGCCTGCCGGTGCACGACAACGTCACCGGGGCGCTGAACCTCTACGCCAGGAAGCCCGACGTGTTCGACTGCGCGGCGGTCGTGCTGGCGACGACGTTCTCCGGTTCCGTGGCGGTCGCGCTCGCCAACGCGCACGTCTACGACACGGCGGCGACGCTGGCACGGCAGCTACAGGACGCCATGGTGCACCGGGCGATCATCGAACAGGCCAAGGGCATCGTCATGGCGGACCGGCGGTGCGGTCCCGACGAGGCGTTCCGGATCCTGAGCCGGCTGTCGCAGGACACCAACCGAAAGCTCCGCGACGTCGCCGCCGCCCTGGTCGCGCAGACGATTCAGCACGGCCCGTAGCGCTGGCCTGACCGTCCCGGCCTCCGTATGCTGGACATGGGTCAAGCCACTGTGCCCGCCGAACCCTTTTGACAGAGGTGGGTGGATGCCGTATTCGCGAGTGCGGTCGTCGTGTGCGGATGAAGGTTCTCCGCATACCACTCGAGGGCATTCACGCCCTCATGGGAGTGCCGGACTCTCGCCGCGGGCACTGCGGATCCGGCGGGTTCGGCGTGGTCCGATCCTCGTGGTCGAGGTCGCCGGCGACATCGACGCCGATACCGCGCCTACGTTGTCCGCCGCCCTGACCGCGGCGATCCGAGTCACGCCGCGCATCTGTTGTGACCTGCGCGGAGTCGACTTCTTCGGCGCGGACGGCGCGAATGTTCTCGCCACCGCGCACCTTCAGGCCGCGCACGCCCGCGGCGCATTCTCGGTTCGCGGCGTGCACGGGGTGGCGGCGCAGGTTCTCGACCTCACCGGGCTGAACGGTATTCTGCGAATGGACGATTGATCATGTGCGGATGCGCCTGCCGCGTGTCCACACGTGAGTCCGATCCGGAGCGGACCCGGCTGTTCGCCGCCGAGTAGCATGGCGGTCCTGCGGCCGGCCGTCGGAATCATCGGCTGGTGTACCAGCGTCAAGCAGCGGCGCAGGTCCGTGAGTGTCCACCACTCTCGGGCAGTAAGCCACCCGTACCGCATGGTCGTCTGTCGAGACCATGCGCCCGCTGCAGGGAAACTGACGTTGACGGACCAGCCGGTGGAGTCCCTCTGCACCTTCGCGGAGATCGGCCAGATCAAATTCAGCGAAACCGATTTGAACGGCGTTTTCGCGCGGGTGGCAGACCTCGCCCGGCGAAGCCTGCCCGGCGCCGACGCGGCGGCGGTCACCATTATCAGTGAATTCGTCTCGCGTACGGTCGCCACCGGCGATCATGCCCGGCGTCTCGAGGAATGGCAGCACGAGCGGCGCGTGGGACCGTCCGTCGACGCGGCCGCCGGCGAGCTGCCCGTGGTCATCGCCGACGTGGCCGCGGATCCTCGCTGGGCCGAGTGGGCCGCACACGCCACCGCGGCCGGGGTGCGCGCCGCGCTGTCGGTGGGCCTGCCCATGCACGACTCATACAGCGGAGCGCTCACCGTCTACAGCGGTACGCCCAGCGCCTTCGAGGGTGAAAGCGTCGCCCTCGCTCAGACGTTCGCCGGTTATGCCGCCGTCGCGCTGGCCAACGCGCACCTCTACGACTCCTCCTCCAGCCTCGCCGAACATCTGCGCAGGGCGATGGAGAACCGGGCCGTCATCGAGCAGGCCAAGGGCATCATCATGGGCGAGCGCCGGTGCACGGCCGACGAGGCCTTCTCGATCTTGACCAGCATCTCCCAGGACACGAATCGCAAGCTCCGCGAAGTCGCCGCGGCACTTGTCGCCAAGGCGACCGGGCAGGACGAATAGCCGTTAGGGTCGGGTGCATCGGTCAAACAGAGCGCCGAGCTCCGGCGCCCTGATCGCGGGCGCTCGCGTACCGAGAGGACCACATGCGCACAGCATCGGCGCAGACGTCGGCCGTCGCCGCGACCAGCCGGGACGAACACGCCGTCGGGCTGGTCGTCGCCTTCGCGGCGTTGCCGGTCGCCGATCCGGCCCGGCCGGATCTTCGCCGCCGGTCCATCGAGGCCTGGACTCCCATGGCGGACCGCCTCGCCCGCCGCTATGCCGGCCGCGGCGAGCCCTTCGACGATCTCCAGCAGACCGCCGCCATCGGCCTGATCAAGGCCGTCGACCGGTTCGATCCCGCCAGCGGCGGCGACTTCGCCGCCTACGCGGTGCCGACCATCCTGGGCGAGATCCGCCGCCACTTCCGGGATCGAACCTGGACCGTCCGGGTGCCGCGCCGGATTCAGGAGCTGTGGCTGGCGATCAGCGAGGCGAACAGCCTGTGGCAGGCGCGGCACGGCCGCACGCCGACGGTGGCCGACCTCGCGGCGCACCTGAGGGTCTCGGACGAGGAGATCATCGAGGGGCTCGAGGGATCCCGCGCCTACCGGGCGTGGTCCCTGTCGACCCCGGTGGGGCCCGACGGATCGTGCGAGCTCGTCGACACGCTCGGCGTGCCGGAGCACGGCTACGCGCTCGCGGAGCTGGGAATCGACCTCGGCCCGGCCATGGCGACGCTCACCGAACGCGAACAGCGCGTCGTCTCGCTGCGCTTCTACGGCAATCACACGCTGGCGCAGATCGCCGAACGGATCGGGGTCTCGCCGATGCACGCCTCCCGGCTGCTCGCGTTGAGCCTGGCCAAGCTGCGCCGGCGCCTGGCGTCCTGGGAGGGCCGGTCCGAAAGGGCTCCCGCCGTGATGGTGCTGGGGTAATCCGGGCCGCGGCTCGTCGCTCTACCGGGTGATGACCGGGGCGCGGGGCGGCGGCTAGTCTCGCCAAGAGCCTTCAGCAGTGAGGGGTAGTTCCACCACTGCGCTGGAGGCACCTAATGTGCGACGAACGCGTGCTCGATGTCGAACAACCGGAGTCGCGGTCGTTGTTCATCACCCTTGACCGGGGCGATGACCGGTGCGTGCAGACCATCATCGTGGTCGGCGAGATCGATGCGCTCAACGCCGGCCAGCTGCACAAGGTGGTCCTCGGCGTACTGCGCAAGTACCGCCCCAGCCGTATCGAGATCAACATGTTCAGCGTGGGCTTCC belongs to Amorphoplanes digitatis and includes:
- a CDS encoding GAF and ANTAR domain-containing protein, with amino-acid sequence MEAQQPFDPMSAFAQLTLINLSDTDLDGVLHKVAELSKCAVAGADEASVSLIRGRNAHAAAFTGNLAPSLDERQYEGGGPCLEAAATTATLSVPDLTLEERWPIYIRQALKAGIHSSLSIGLPVHDNVTGALNLYARKPDVFDCAAVVLATTFSGSVAVALANAHVYDTAATLARQLQDAMVHRAIIEQAKGIVMADRRCGPDEAFRILSRLSQDTNRKLRDVAAALVAQTIQHGP
- a CDS encoding STAS domain-containing protein — protein: MPYSRVRSSCADEGSPHTTRGHSRPHGSAGLSPRALRIRRVRRGPILVVEVAGDIDADTAPTLSAALTAAIRVTPRICCDLRGVDFFGADGANVLATAHLQAAHARGAFSVRGVHGVAAQVLDLTGLNGILRMDD
- a CDS encoding GAF and ANTAR domain-containing protein: MVVCRDHAPAAGKLTLTDQPVESLCTFAEIGQIKFSETDLNGVFARVADLARRSLPGADAAAVTIISEFVSRTVATGDHARRLEEWQHERRVGPSVDAAAGELPVVIADVAADPRWAEWAAHATAAGVRAALSVGLPMHDSYSGALTVYSGTPSAFEGESVALAQTFAGYAAVALANAHLYDSSSSLAEHLRRAMENRAVIEQAKGIIMGERRCTADEAFSILTSISQDTNRKLREVAAALVAKATGQDE
- a CDS encoding SigB/SigF/SigG family RNA polymerase sigma factor, which translates into the protein MRTASAQTSAVAATSRDEHAVGLVVAFAALPVADPARPDLRRRSIEAWTPMADRLARRYAGRGEPFDDLQQTAAIGLIKAVDRFDPASGGDFAAYAVPTILGEIRRHFRDRTWTVRVPRRIQELWLAISEANSLWQARHGRTPTVADLAAHLRVSDEEIIEGLEGSRAYRAWSLSTPVGPDGSCELVDTLGVPEHGYALAELGIDLGPAMATLTEREQRVVSLRFYGNHTLAQIAERIGVSPMHASRLLALSLAKLRRRLASWEGRSERAPAVMVLG
- a CDS encoding STAS domain-containing protein, with protein sequence MLDVEQPESRSLFITLDRGDDRCVQTIIVVGEIDALNAGQLHKVVLGVLRKYRPSRIEINMFSVGFLDSAGIRVLLLCHSDARLVDCELRLTDAHPMAHRILQITGLAEHFGLAEGQIPGGR